From Haloglomus litoreum, the proteins below share one genomic window:
- the gltB gene encoding glutamate synthase large subunit: protein MQERTTGSASDDDATLLADPEDHRANCGVGVVFDLDGDGGHDVLADGLDLLENLEHRGTTGAEENTGDGAGVLIQIPDEFFRDELDVDLPPAREYAVGSVFLPQDDEAAASLQAVVEQELADQGLETFHWRGVETDNSMLGETAVESEPQVAQVFVRPEGAFDADAFDRALYVGRRSIENRLEDEQPTGAERFYIVSLDRKTLVYKGLLKADQLAGYFPELGDERMASTFAMVHARFSTNTLGAWHLAHPYRNIIHNGEFNTIQGNINWMRARETDIAHEDYGDDIERIKPIIDDPEQSDTASVDNALELLVEGGRDLPHALRMLIPEAWRKDGNHVPEERQEWYDYHASLVEPWDGPALVAATDGDRIGAVLDRNGLRPCRYDVLTDNTLVMASEAGALDHDPSEIETRDRLQPGQLFLADPEEGRVIPDEEVFDGLLDEKYGEWVDDEQVDIDDIADREDRAPRDDVDGLRAHQAMYGYTYDEMDHLLEPMASEGKDPVGSMGDDTPLSVLSQFNRPLFTYFKQLFAQVTNPPLDYIREEVVTSMETRLGNQRNLLDETPAHARQLVCDSPVLTDAETASIKDLDGDEGDLSSTVVDITYDPDEFASLEAAVEALRAEASEAADEHDIVVLSDRAAGEDRVPVPSLLAVGGVHHHLVRNGLRNRAGLVLESGDPRAVHHFATLIGYGAGAVNPYLAFQSISDLVAGPDGADEEAAVDAYVHAVEDGLLKTMAKMGISTVESYQGAQIFEAVGLDSDFVAEYFEGTTARTEGIGIEDVEADLQKRHEVAWGEEADLERQGEYEHRSDGIFHEWNPQSVGALQQAVRTGDYERYGDFADLMNEQTEQLQTLRGLLEFDSDRDPVDIDDVQPVEEIVKHFSTAAMSLGSLSPEAHENNSIAMNRLGAKSNTGEGGEPPERFDTEKECNIKQVASGRFGVTSDYLTNAEEIQIKMAQGSKPGEGGHLPGKKVNEMIAHVRYATPGVGLISPPPLHDIYSIEDLKQLIHDLKAANPDADINVKLVSEAGIGTIAAGVAKANADVVHISGHSGGTGASPKTSIKNAGLPWELGLAEANQMLRATDLRNRIRVTADGGLKTGRDVAIAALLGAEEYVFGTASLVTSGCVMARQCHENTCPVGVATQRDELRNRFPGEPDHVINYMTFMAQELREIMAELGFESLDEMIGRPEYLAQRTDVKQEKARKLDLSSVIAQPPGDQRRKTEPQTHEVDEQLDWEIMDELGDALETGEPAHLDMEIDNQHRAVGATLSNHISKEHGIDGLPEDTFRIDFDGVAGQSFGAFCKHGVTMSLTGSGNDYVGKGLSGGKLVVQTPNSAPYEPEKNIVIGNVALYGATQGQAYINGKAGERFAVRNSGVKAVVESVGDHGCEYMTGGVVVCLGDTGKNFAAGMSGGVAYVLDREGDFEDRVNYGMVETTRELGEQDRRMMRRLVENHVAHTDSDRAEYVLEHWEEELEKFVKVMPEAYSRALSEGAEDVREDLPDSVGPDAEAAGEGFAASTDD, encoded by the coding sequence ATGCAGGAACGCACGACAGGGTCCGCGAGCGACGACGACGCGACGCTCCTCGCCGACCCCGAGGACCACCGCGCCAACTGCGGCGTCGGGGTGGTCTTCGACCTCGACGGCGACGGCGGCCACGACGTACTGGCGGACGGGCTCGACCTCCTCGAGAACCTCGAACACCGCGGGACGACCGGCGCCGAGGAGAACACCGGCGATGGCGCGGGCGTCCTCATCCAGATCCCGGACGAGTTCTTCCGCGACGAACTGGATGTCGACCTCCCGCCCGCCCGGGAGTACGCCGTCGGCTCCGTCTTTCTCCCGCAGGACGACGAGGCCGCGGCGAGCCTCCAGGCGGTCGTCGAGCAGGAACTCGCCGACCAGGGCCTCGAGACCTTCCACTGGCGCGGCGTCGAGACGGACAACTCGATGCTGGGCGAGACCGCGGTCGAGAGCGAACCGCAGGTCGCACAGGTGTTCGTCCGGCCCGAGGGGGCGTTCGACGCCGATGCATTCGACCGCGCGCTGTACGTCGGGCGGCGGTCCATCGAGAACCGCCTCGAGGACGAACAGCCCACGGGCGCCGAGCGCTTCTACATCGTCTCGCTGGACCGCAAGACGCTCGTCTACAAGGGACTCCTCAAGGCCGACCAGCTGGCGGGCTACTTCCCCGAACTCGGCGACGAGCGGATGGCGTCGACGTTCGCGATGGTCCACGCCCGCTTCTCGACGAACACGCTCGGCGCCTGGCACCTCGCCCATCCGTACCGCAACATCATCCACAACGGCGAGTTCAACACCATCCAGGGTAACATCAACTGGATGCGGGCGCGGGAGACGGACATCGCGCACGAGGACTACGGCGACGACATCGAGCGGATCAAGCCCATCATCGACGACCCGGAGCAGTCCGACACCGCGTCCGTCGACAACGCCCTCGAACTCCTCGTCGAGGGGGGCCGTGACCTCCCGCACGCCCTGCGGATGCTCATCCCCGAGGCGTGGCGCAAGGACGGCAACCACGTGCCCGAGGAGCGCCAGGAGTGGTACGACTACCACGCCTCGCTCGTCGAGCCGTGGGACGGCCCGGCGCTCGTGGCGGCGACCGACGGCGACCGCATCGGCGCCGTCCTCGACCGCAACGGGCTCCGCCCCTGCCGCTACGACGTGCTGACGGACAACACGCTCGTCATGGCCAGCGAGGCCGGCGCGCTCGACCACGACCCCTCGGAAATCGAGACGCGCGACCGGCTCCAGCCCGGCCAGCTCTTCCTGGCGGACCCCGAGGAGGGCCGGGTCATCCCGGACGAGGAGGTCTTCGACGGCCTCCTCGACGAGAAGTACGGCGAGTGGGTCGACGACGAGCAGGTCGACATCGACGACATCGCCGACCGCGAGGATCGGGCCCCCCGCGACGACGTGGACGGGCTGCGGGCCCACCAGGCGATGTACGGCTACACGTACGACGAGATGGACCACCTGCTGGAGCCGATGGCGAGCGAGGGGAAGGACCCCGTCGGCTCGATGGGCGACGACACGCCCCTCTCCGTACTGTCGCAGTTCAACCGGCCGCTGTTCACCTACTTCAAGCAGCTGTTCGCGCAGGTCACGAACCCGCCGCTGGACTACATCCGCGAGGAGGTCGTCACGTCGATGGAGACGCGGCTGGGCAACCAGCGCAACCTGCTGGACGAGACGCCCGCGCACGCCCGGCAACTGGTCTGTGACTCGCCGGTGCTGACCGACGCGGAGACGGCGAGCATCAAGGACCTCGACGGCGACGAGGGGGACCTCTCCTCGACGGTCGTCGACATCACCTACGACCCCGACGAGTTCGCGAGCCTCGAGGCCGCGGTCGAGGCCCTCCGCGCCGAGGCGAGCGAGGCCGCCGACGAACACGACATCGTCGTGCTGTCGGACCGCGCGGCCGGCGAGGACCGCGTCCCGGTTCCCTCGCTGCTCGCGGTCGGCGGCGTCCACCACCACCTCGTCCGCAACGGCCTGCGCAACCGCGCGGGCCTGGTTCTCGAATCGGGTGACCCGCGTGCCGTCCACCACTTCGCGACGCTCATCGGCTACGGGGCGGGCGCCGTGAACCCGTACCTGGCCTTCCAGTCCATCTCCGACCTCGTCGCCGGCCCGGACGGCGCCGACGAGGAGGCGGCTGTCGACGCGTACGTCCACGCCGTCGAGGACGGGCTGCTGAAGACGATGGCGAAGATGGGCATCTCGACGGTCGAGTCCTACCAGGGTGCCCAGATCTTCGAGGCCGTCGGCCTGGACTCGGACTTCGTCGCCGAGTACTTCGAGGGCACCACCGCTCGCACCGAGGGTATCGGCATCGAGGACGTGGAGGCCGACCTCCAGAAGCGCCACGAGGTCGCGTGGGGCGAGGAGGCCGACCTCGAGCGCCAGGGCGAGTACGAGCACCGCTCGGACGGCATCTTCCACGAGTGGAACCCCCAGTCCGTCGGGGCGCTCCAGCAGGCGGTCCGCACCGGTGACTACGAGCGCTACGGCGACTTCGCGGACCTGATGAACGAGCAGACCGAGCAGCTCCAGACCCTGCGTGGCCTGCTGGAGTTCGACTCGGACCGCGACCCGGTCGACATCGACGACGTCCAGCCGGTCGAGGAGATCGTGAAGCACTTCTCGACGGCCGCGATGAGCCTCGGGAGCCTCTCACCGGAGGCCCACGAGAACAACTCCATCGCGATGAACCGGCTCGGCGCCAAATCCAACACCGGCGAGGGTGGCGAGCCGCCCGAGCGCTTCGACACGGAGAAGGAGTGCAACATCAAGCAGGTCGCCTCGGGGCGCTTCGGGGTCACCTCGGACTACCTGACGAACGCCGAGGAGATCCAGATCAAGATGGCCCAGGGCTCCAAGCCCGGCGAGGGCGGCCACCTGCCCGGCAAGAAGGTCAACGAGATGATCGCACACGTCCGGTACGCGACGCCGGGCGTGGGCCTCATCTCGCCGCCGCCGCTGCACGACATCTACTCCATCGAGGACCTCAAGCAGCTCATCCACGACCTGAAGGCGGCGAACCCGGACGCCGACATCAACGTCAAGCTCGTGAGCGAGGCCGGCATCGGCACCATCGCCGCGGGTGTGGCGAAGGCCAACGCCGACGTGGTCCACATCTCGGGCCACTCCGGCGGGACGGGCGCCTCGCCGAAGACGAGCATCAAGAACGCGGGCCTGCCGTGGGAGCTCGGCCTCGCCGAGGCCAACCAGATGCTCCGCGCGACGGACCTGCGCAACCGCATCCGCGTGACGGCCGACGGCGGCCTGAAGACCGGCCGCGACGTGGCCATCGCCGCGCTGCTGGGCGCCGAGGAGTACGTCTTCGGCACCGCGTCGCTGGTCACCTCGGGCTGCGTGATGGCCCGACAGTGCCACGAGAACACCTGCCCCGTCGGCGTCGCCACGCAGCGCGACGAGCTCCGCAACCGGTTCCCCGGCGAGCCCGACCACGTCATCAACTACATGACGTTCATGGCCCAGGAACTGCGCGAGATCATGGCCGAGCTGGGCTTCGAGTCGCTGGACGAGATGATCGGCCGGCCGGAGTACCTGGCCCAGCGGACGGACGTGAAACAGGAGAAGGCGAGGAAGCTCGACCTCTCCTCGGTCATCGCGCAGCCGCCGGGCGACCAGCGCCGCAAGACCGAGCCCCAGACCCACGAGGTCGACGAGCAGCTCGACTGGGAGATCATGGACGAACTGGGTGACGCCCTCGAGACGGGCGAGCCCGCCCATCTGGACATGGAGATCGACAACCAGCACCGCGCCGTCGGTGCGACGCTCTCGAACCACATCTCGAAGGAGCACGGCATCGACGGGCTCCCCGAGGACACGTTCCGCATCGACTTCGACGGCGTCGCCGGCCAGTCGTTCGGCGCCTTCTGCAAGCACGGCGTCACGATGTCGCTGACCGGCAGCGGCAACGACTACGTCGGCAAGGGGCTCTCGGGCGGGAAGCTGGTCGTCCAGACGCCCAACTCGGCGCCGTACGAGCCCGAGAAGAACATCGTCATCGGCAACGTCGCGCTGTACGGCGCGACGCAGGGGCAGGCCTACATCAACGGGAAGGCCGGCGAGCGCTTCGCCGTCCGCAACTCCGGCGTGAAGGCCGTCGTCGAATCGGTCGGCGACCACGGCTGCGAGTACATGACCGGCGGCGTCGTCGTCTGTCTCGGCGACACGGGCAAGAACTTCGCCGCCGGGATGTCCGGCGGTGTGGCCTACGTCCTCGACCGCGAGGGCGACTTCGAGGACCGCGTCAACTACGGCATGGTCGAGACCACCCGTGAACTCGGCGAGCAGGACCGGCGCATGATGCGCCGCCTCGTCGAGAACCACGTCGCACACACCGACTCGGACCGCGCCGAGTACGTCCTCGAGCACTGGGAGGAGGAGCTCGAGAAGTTCGTGAAGGTGATGCCCGAGGCATACAGTCGCGCGCTCAGCGAGGGCGCAGAGGACGTCCGCGAGGACCTGCCCGACTCGGTCGGCCCCGACGCCGAGGCCGCCGGCGAGGGCTTCGCGGCCTCGACCGACGACTGA
- a CDS encoding DUF7408 domain-containing protein, with translation MAGLADVFLTPLGLLALLAVVPILLLYLVRPDPQRLRLPTLEFLAAGEEGGTDSAALETLRRNLLLLLQLLVVVLVALALASPYITSTGTATVTETVVVLDTSASMAVEDAGGGSRFVRARSVARESVSETTSVVTAGATPRVRLQGGGAADAREVLDGLSRTDATGDLGAAVSQAVAVADEDARIVVVSDFAGDAAWRDAVATARGRGYTVDLRPVGGDATNVGFVDAEYGRTSVTLSVKSYADRPVERTVSLGGARETLELQPGDVGTATLPVPTGDATARLSPGDGFALDDRVAVAGPEDARVRVLLVSNDRDRYVTTALEVLDEVSLTVAEPPAAVEGEYDVVVFAGVDRQRLLRSTREAAESVTREGGGTIVVAQDDLAQVGYGGLLPVEPTGRGSSPSVRASDDPLVRGISFPPPRSYLTAELRNGSRSLVRANDSPLIARGRLGDGRTLYYGYLQGASQFQFNYQYPVLWKRLVYEAAGREPLPRTNYETGTRLSVPNGTTVTAPDGSRTAADGSVTLDAAGHYRLGDRRVAAALLDTEESNVSAPALRTGPGGVARSREEVVQRPLDLSPAVALGALGALLAEVALLRHRGDL, from the coding sequence ATGGCCGGCCTCGCCGACGTGTTCCTAACCCCGCTCGGGTTGCTCGCCCTCCTCGCGGTCGTGCCGATCCTGCTGCTGTACCTGGTCCGGCCGGACCCCCAGCGGCTGCGCCTGCCGACGCTGGAGTTCCTCGCGGCCGGGGAGGAGGGTGGAACCGACAGCGCCGCGCTCGAGACGCTCCGCCGGAACCTCCTGTTGCTCCTCCAGCTGCTGGTCGTGGTGCTGGTGGCGCTCGCGCTGGCCTCGCCGTACATCACGAGCACGGGGACCGCGACGGTCACGGAGACGGTGGTCGTGCTGGACACCTCCGCGAGCATGGCGGTCGAGGACGCGGGCGGGGGGAGCCGGTTCGTCCGGGCCCGGAGCGTTGCCCGGGAGTCGGTCTCGGAGACCACGTCCGTCGTGACGGCCGGCGCGACCCCACGGGTCCGGCTCCAGGGCGGCGGCGCGGCGGACGCCCGCGAGGTGCTCGACGGCCTCTCGCGGACGGACGCCACGGGCGACCTCGGGGCGGCCGTCTCGCAGGCGGTCGCCGTGGCCGACGAGGACGCACGCATCGTCGTCGTCAGCGACTTCGCCGGCGACGCCGCGTGGCGCGACGCGGTCGCGACCGCCCGCGGCCGTGGGTACACCGTCGACCTGCGGCCGGTCGGCGGCGACGCCACCAACGTCGGCTTCGTCGACGCCGAGTACGGCCGCACGAGCGTCACGCTCTCGGTGAAGAGCTACGCCGACCGCCCGGTCGAGCGGACGGTCAGCCTGGGCGGCGCCCGCGAGACGCTCGAGCTCCAGCCCGGCGACGTGGGGACCGCGACGCTGCCGGTCCCGACCGGCGACGCGACCGCGCGCCTCTCGCCCGGCGACGGGTTCGCGCTCGACGACCGGGTCGCCGTGGCCGGCCCCGAGGACGCGCGGGTTCGGGTCCTGCTCGTGAGCAACGACCGCGACCGGTACGTGACGACGGCGCTGGAGGTGCTCGACGAGGTCTCGCTGACGGTCGCCGAGCCGCCGGCGGCCGTGGAGGGTGAGTACGACGTGGTCGTCTTCGCGGGCGTCGACCGCCAGCGGCTGCTCCGGAGCACGCGCGAGGCCGCCGAATCGGTGACGCGCGAGGGCGGCGGCACCATCGTCGTCGCGCAGGACGACCTCGCGCAGGTCGGGTACGGCGGGCTCCTGCCGGTCGAGCCGACCGGGCGCGGGTCGAGTCCCTCGGTCCGGGCGAGCGACGACCCGCTCGTCCGGGGCATCAGCTTCCCGCCCCCGAGGTCGTACCTGACCGCCGAGTTGCGCAACGGCTCCCGGAGCCTCGTGCGGGCGAACGACTCGCCGCTCATCGCCCGTGGGCGACTCGGTGACGGTCGGACCCTCTACTACGGCTACCTCCAGGGCGCCAGCCAGTTCCAGTTCAACTACCAGTACCCGGTGCTGTGGAAACGGCTCGTCTACGAGGCGGCCGGGCGCGAGCCGCTCCCGCGGACCAACTACGAGACGGGGACGCGCCTCTCGGTCCCCAACGGGACGACAGTGACGGCCCCGGACGGGAGCCGGACCGCGGCCGACGGCTCGGTCACCCTGGACGCCGCGGGCCACTACCGGCTCGGCGACCGGCGGGTGGCGGCCGCGCTGCTCGACACGGAGGAGTCGAACGTCTCGGCTCCGGCGCTCCGGACCGGCCCCGGCGGCGTCGCACGCTCGCGGGAGGAGGTCGTCCAGCGGCCGCTGGACCTCTCGCCGGCGGTCGCGCTGGGAGCACTCGGGGCGTTGCTTGCCGAGGTGGCGCTGCTCCGGCACCGGGGTGACCTGTGA
- a CDS encoding MBL fold metallo-hydrolase, producing MPDAPLDHDALLVTHLHRDHLDDAAREELADGQPTLCQPDDADELADDGFDPRPVDDTAALDDLSVTRTPARHGYGDLAEQMGPVSGFVLDAPGEPTVYHAGDTVPYEAVQETLDEHEPDVVVANAGAAQFTEGRPITMTPEDVVALCEWTDATIVADHMDSINHCLATREDLHTALAEAGVEGQVEVPDDGETVAL from the coding sequence TTGCCGGACGCCCCGCTGGACCACGACGCACTGCTGGTGACGCATCTCCACCGTGACCACCTCGACGACGCGGCGCGCGAGGAATTGGCCGACGGGCAGCCGACGCTCTGCCAGCCCGACGACGCCGACGAGCTGGCCGACGACGGCTTCGACCCGCGCCCGGTCGACGATACGGCGGCGCTGGATGACCTGTCCGTGACGCGGACGCCGGCGCGGCACGGCTACGGCGACCTGGCCGAGCAGATGGGACCGGTGTCGGGGTTCGTGCTCGACGCCCCGGGCGAGCCGACCGTCTACCACGCCGGCGACACCGTACCGTACGAGGCCGTCCAGGAGACGCTGGACGAGCACGAGCCGGACGTTGTCGTGGCGAACGCCGGCGCCGCGCAGTTCACCGAGGGCCGACCCATCACGATGACGCCCGAGGACGTGGTGGCGCTGTGCGAGTGGACGGACGCGACCATCGTCGCGGACCACATGGACAGCATCAACCACTGCCTCGCGACGCGCGAGGACCTGCACACGGCGCTCGCCGAGGCCGGTGTCGAGGGACAGGTCGAGGTGCCCGACGACGGCGAGACGGTCGCCCTCTGA
- a CDS encoding DUF7502 family protein — protein sequence MTDDAPDGGAGATPNDDAAPTDDPDDEPAGDAVPAGELRERVERAVRQVRWEARKAAAVHAVVDGVVVLLAANLALTVAGVTLPGPARLDLAVVVGLGVVAAIAEFLLRTRQPLVEQFEAANPAVREALRTARDAAADGAETGMARRLYADVLDGLRSASSGDLISTRQVSAGAGLVAVLAVSTVVVSAAGLGLGLGPDAGPGGPTDGDLPPGGSSDYDGLQDGDAVLGEETNVSEGDEAEDVVIGGSTGGAGDAPASDGGFDTGGFAAEGSYDAQQAGFDSPDDVENADIIREYNLRIRAEDDET from the coding sequence GTGACCGACGATGCGCCGGACGGTGGCGCCGGAGCCACCCCGAACGACGATGCCGCTCCGACCGACGACCCCGACGACGAGCCGGCGGGCGACGCGGTCCCAGCCGGGGAACTCAGGGAGCGCGTCGAGCGGGCCGTCCGGCAGGTCCGGTGGGAGGCCCGGAAGGCCGCGGCGGTCCACGCCGTCGTCGACGGTGTGGTCGTCCTCCTGGCGGCGAACCTCGCGCTGACCGTCGCCGGAGTCACGCTCCCGGGGCCGGCCCGGCTGGACCTCGCCGTCGTGGTCGGCCTGGGCGTCGTGGCGGCCATCGCCGAGTTCCTCCTCCGAACCCGGCAGCCGCTGGTCGAGCAGTTCGAGGCCGCGAACCCGGCCGTCCGGGAGGCGCTCCGGACGGCCCGCGACGCCGCCGCGGACGGCGCGGAGACAGGGATGGCCCGCCGCCTGTACGCCGACGTCCTCGACGGGCTCCGCTCGGCCTCAAGCGGCGACCTGATCTCGACCCGGCAGGTCTCGGCCGGCGCCGGCCTCGTCGCGGTGCTGGCGGTCTCGACGGTCGTCGTCAGCGCCGCCGGTCTCGGCCTCGGCCTGGGTCCCGACGCCGGCCCGGGCGGGCCGACCGACGGCGACCTCCCGCCGGGCGGGTCCAGCGACTACGACGGCCTGCAGGACGGCGACGCGGTGCTGGGCGAGGAGACGAACGTGAGCGAGGGCGACGAGGCCGAGGACGTCGTCATCGGCGGGAGCACCGGCGGGGCCGGCGACGCACCCGCCAGCGACGGTGGCTTCGACACCGGCGGGTTCGCCGCCGAGGGCTCGTACGACGCCCAGCAGGCCGGCTTCGACTCCCCGGACGACGTGGAGAACGCCGACATCATCCGGGAGTACAACCTCCGCATCCGTGCCGAGGACGACGAGACGTGA
- a CDS encoding VWA domain-containing protein, which produces MGALDPLPAGVPGSGTLQAGLPGTEATEFTIRGVTLGVELPLVALALPVVLVALVALTVHVRGAGGDWSRRRRLGLLASRVLLATLLVAAAAGPYTVTARETPGDPRVRLLADESDSMAVTDANVDALAAAIEAEGVPVSRSVVGSGTTSRLGDAVVANTEPGAELLVVSDGQVTGGRSLGEAAEVAAGAGATVHAVRLSTTRTERYVTLAGPAKTSAGVGNSFLVRVGGTDLGSENATVTVTADGTPVFTEQISGAGAAEFTYTFDEVGTHEVVARVDSDDVHDGNDVVRRSVRVVPKPRVLYVARNEYPLEGLLDRLYNVTSRPEVPDDLDPYQAVVLQDLPADEAGNVTALQRAVIDGTGLVAVGGRSAYDNGGYANSSLGSMLPVSVGEGGGRTTRMVLLVDVSGSSEGGMETQKRVALDVLEQLGDGNEVGLVGFNWQAHLVNNIVPLGSNREQLRSKVRRLRSGGGTDLGVGLQGAADLLDGPGTVIVISDGQAQDVTTRAVARRLNQQGVEVVTVGVGRRVNEELLSDVAAATGGQYLRADETDRLRLLFGGESRTFAAGKLTVVDRNQFITAGVEPESDPGLANEVSVKAGAEFLVATGEGDPALAQWRYGLGRVVSVTAYGVDGSLDGLLERPDSLLLSKSVNWVVGDPERDARGVVSAPDARVGEQVTVRYVGRERPEGPPRFRQVAPETYEATLVPEEPGFRDVLGTTVAVNYPREYEGYGQSDALAGLVRTTGGQEFRAGEAAAIAETVRQSASRTREVRREWGWLLLAAALLLFLLEVAARRLSRYRRRTASTATAADD; this is translated from the coding sequence ATGGGCGCGCTCGATCCCCTTCCGGCCGGCGTACCCGGTTCCGGGACGCTCCAGGCTGGCCTCCCCGGGACCGAGGCGACCGAGTTCACTATCCGGGGTGTGACCCTCGGCGTCGAGCTGCCGCTCGTCGCGCTGGCGCTCCCGGTCGTGCTCGTCGCACTGGTGGCACTGACGGTCCACGTCCGCGGGGCGGGCGGTGACTGGAGCCGGCGGCGCCGGCTGGGGCTGCTGGCCTCGCGGGTCCTCCTCGCGACGCTGCTGGTGGCCGCTGCCGCCGGCCCCTACACGGTCACCGCCCGCGAGACACCCGGTGACCCCCGTGTCCGTCTGCTGGCCGACGAGTCCGACTCGATGGCCGTGACCGACGCGAACGTCGACGCGCTCGCGGCCGCCATCGAGGCCGAGGGCGTCCCCGTCAGCCGGTCGGTCGTCGGCTCGGGAACCACCTCGCGGCTGGGCGACGCCGTCGTCGCCAACACCGAGCCGGGGGCGGAACTCCTGGTCGTCTCGGACGGGCAGGTGACGGGCGGCCGGTCGCTGGGCGAGGCCGCCGAGGTCGCCGCGGGCGCCGGCGCCACCGTCCACGCGGTGCGGCTCTCGACCACGCGGACGGAGCGGTACGTCACGCTGGCCGGGCCCGCCAAGACCAGCGCCGGGGTCGGTAACAGCTTCCTCGTCCGTGTCGGCGGGACGGATCTGGGCTCGGAGAACGCGACCGTCACGGTCACGGCCGACGGGACCCCGGTGTTCACGGAGCAGATATCGGGCGCCGGGGCCGCGGAGTTCACGTACACCTTCGACGAGGTCGGCACGCACGAGGTGGTGGCCAGGGTCGACAGCGACGACGTCCACGACGGGAACGATGTCGTCCGGCGGAGCGTCCGCGTCGTCCCGAAGCCACGCGTCCTGTACGTCGCTCGCAACGAGTACCCGCTGGAGGGACTGCTCGACCGTCTCTACAACGTGACCAGCCGCCCCGAGGTCCCGGACGACCTCGACCCGTACCAGGCCGTCGTCCTGCAGGACCTCCCCGCCGACGAGGCGGGCAACGTGACCGCCCTCCAGCGGGCGGTCATCGACGGGACGGGGCTCGTGGCGGTCGGGGGGCGGAGCGCGTACGACAACGGCGGGTACGCGAACTCCTCGCTGGGGTCGATGCTCCCCGTCAGCGTCGGGGAGGGCGGCGGTCGGACGACGCGGATGGTGCTGCTGGTCGACGTCTCCGGTAGCTCGGAGGGGGGGATGGAGACCCAGAAGCGGGTCGCCCTCGACGTGCTGGAGCAGCTCGGTGACGGCAACGAGGTGGGACTCGTCGGCTTCAACTGGCAGGCCCACCTCGTCAACAACATCGTCCCGCTGGGGTCGAACCGGGAGCAGCTCCGCTCGAAGGTCCGGCGGCTGCGCAGCGGCGGCGGGACCGACCTCGGCGTGGGCCTGCAGGGCGCCGCCGACCTGCTCGACGGGCCCGGGACCGTCATCGTCATCTCGGACGGCCAGGCCCAGGACGTCACCACCCGGGCGGTCGCGCGGCGGCTGAACCAGCAGGGCGTGGAGGTCGTGACCGTCGGTGTCGGCCGGCGGGTGAACGAGGAGCTGCTGTCGGACGTGGCCGCGGCCACCGGCGGACAGTACCTGCGAGCCGACGAGACCGACCGGCTCCGGCTCCTGTTCGGCGGGGAGTCGCGGACCTTCGCCGCCGGGAAGCTGACCGTCGTCGACCGGAACCAGTTCATCACGGCGGGGGTCGAGCCCGAGTCTGACCCGGGGCTGGCCAACGAGGTATCGGTCAAGGCCGGCGCGGAGTTCCTCGTCGCCACCGGCGAGGGTGACCCCGCGCTGGCCCAGTGGCGCTACGGGCTCGGCCGCGTCGTCTCGGTCACGGCCTACGGCGTCGACGGCTCGCTGGACGGCCTGCTGGAGCGGCCGGACTCGCTCCTGCTGTCGAAGTCGGTCAACTGGGTCGTCGGCGACCCGGAGCGCGACGCCCGGGGTGTCGTGTCGGCCCCCGATGCCCGCGTCGGCGAGCAGGTGACGGTCCGGTACGTCGGTCGCGAGCGCCCCGAGGGCCCGCCGCGCTTCCGCCAGGTCGCACCCGAGACGTACGAGGCGACGCTGGTCCCCGAGGAACCGGGCTTCCGGGACGTGCTGGGGACCACCGTCGCGGTCAACTACCCCCGCGAGTACGAGGGGTACGGCCAGTCCGACGCGCTGGCCGGCCTCGTCCGGACGACCGGCGGGCAGGAGTTCCGTGCGGGCGAGGCCGCGGCCATCGCCGAGACGGTCAGGCAGTCCGCCAGCCGGACCCGCGAGGTCCGCCGGGAGTGGGGGTGGCTGTTGCTCGCCGCCGCGCTCCTGCTGTTCCTGCTCGAGGTGGCGGCCCGGCGGCTCTCGCGGTACCGCCGGCGAACCGCCTCGACCGCCACCGCTGCCGACGACTGA
- a CDS encoding response regulator transcription factor — protein MAPNNPKVLVVEDDALLADLYADWLRVDYEVEVVHGGEPALERLAEGGIDVVLLDRHMPDVSGDEVLVTLRDWGLDARVAMVTGVTPEMDILEMGFDDYLLKPVDRETLVGTVERLRERSTYEELRIELGSLRVKRNVLQLEQSERRLAGDGRFERLCNRIRHLEAMVAERRSQVGIQPVADD, from the coding sequence ATGGCGCCGAACAATCCCAAGGTCCTCGTGGTGGAGGACGACGCACTGCTGGCTGACCTGTATGCGGACTGGCTCCGGGTCGACTACGAGGTCGAGGTGGTCCACGGTGGGGAGCCCGCGCTGGAACGACTGGCCGAGGGCGGCATCGATGTCGTCCTGCTGGATCGGCACATGCCGGACGTCTCCGGTGACGAGGTGCTGGTGACGCTCCGGGACTGGGGGCTCGATGCGCGGGTCGCGATGGTGACGGGGGTCACCCCCGAGATGGACATCCTGGAGATGGGGTTCGACGACTACCTGCTCAAGCCCGTGGACCGGGAGACGCTCGTGGGGACCGTCGAGCGGCTCCGCGAGCGCAGCACGTACGAGGAGCTCCGCATCGAACTCGGGTCGCTCCGGGTGAAGCGAAACGTCCTGCAGCTCGAGCAGTCCGAGCGTCGGCTGGCGGGAGATGGCCGGTTCGAGCGGCTCTGCAACCGCATCCGGCATCTCGAGGCGATGGTCGCCGAGCGCCGCTCGCAGGTCGGCATCCAGCCGGTCGCCGACGACTGA